Proteins from a single region of Sinorhizobium alkalisoli:
- a CDS encoding helix-turn-helix domain-containing protein → MAENKIFAGPRVRRIRNGMQLTQTAMAEALGISPSYLNLIERNQRPLTVQLLLRLASVYKVDLDELQGEAGGSLQQLREVFADPLLTGELPGDQELIEVTEAAPNVAGGVVKLYRAYREQASRLKDLAAVLAGQGHMAAVSDTRLPIDEVREAFEARPNHFARIEEAVEAFHATLSAGDDLAGALKAWLKKEHGLAVRTLPLHVMPNLRRRFDRHSMRLFISERLSPFDQAREVAMEVASIACHEAIVAELEQFRLATAEARRIGRFELARYAAHALMMPYAAFHAAALRAKYDIDILRARFQVSFEQAANRLTMLQRPGAAGVPFFLMEMDNAGHRLRRAGAQGFPHARFGGACPKLNVHAAFAVPGQILVDRVEMPDGGAFLVIARTVDGPQASYEERVRRTALLIGCEAGFADDTVYGAARMPAIAVGPACRLCERQGCLARAEPPVTRPLGLDEMTAGLSVFDFQ, encoded by the coding sequence ATGGCCGAGAACAAGATCTTTGCGGGGCCACGCGTCAGGCGAATTCGCAACGGCATGCAGTTGACGCAAACGGCGATGGCGGAAGCGCTCGGCATCTCCCCCTCCTATCTGAACCTGATCGAGCGCAATCAGCGGCCGCTGACGGTGCAGCTTCTGTTGAGGCTGGCTTCGGTTTACAAGGTCGATCTCGACGAGTTGCAGGGCGAGGCCGGCGGGAGCCTGCAGCAATTGCGCGAGGTTTTCGCCGATCCGTTGCTGACCGGCGAACTCCCCGGAGACCAGGAACTGATCGAGGTCACCGAGGCGGCTCCGAATGTCGCGGGCGGCGTCGTCAAGCTCTATCGCGCCTATCGCGAACAGGCCTCGCGGCTCAAGGACCTGGCGGCAGTGCTGGCCGGGCAGGGCCACATGGCGGCAGTCTCGGACACGCGGCTGCCGATCGACGAGGTCAGAGAGGCGTTCGAGGCACGGCCCAATCATTTCGCGCGGATCGAGGAGGCGGTAGAAGCATTCCATGCGACCCTCTCGGCGGGCGACGATCTGGCCGGGGCGCTGAAGGCCTGGTTGAAGAAGGAGCACGGCCTGGCCGTGCGCACGCTGCCGCTGCATGTCATGCCGAACCTGCGCCGCCGCTTCGACCGCCACTCGATGCGGCTCTTTATCTCCGAACGCCTGTCACCTTTCGACCAGGCGCGTGAGGTCGCCATGGAGGTGGCATCGATCGCCTGCCATGAGGCGATCGTGGCGGAGCTTGAACAGTTCCGCCTGGCGACCGCCGAGGCCCGGCGCATCGGTCGCTTCGAACTCGCGCGCTATGCCGCCCACGCGTTGATGATGCCTTACGCCGCCTTTCACGCTGCGGCGCTTCGCGCGAAATATGACATCGACATCCTGAGAGCCCGCTTCCAGGTCTCCTTCGAGCAGGCCGCCAACCGCCTGACCATGCTGCAGCGGCCCGGTGCGGCCGGTGTGCCTTTCTTCCTGATGGAGATGGACAATGCCGGCCACCGTTTGCGCCGGGCGGGAGCGCAGGGTTTCCCCCATGCCCGCTTCGGCGGCGCCTGTCCCAAGCTAAATGTCCATGCCGCCTTCGCCGTCCCCGGCCAGATTCTCGTCGACCGCGTTGAAATGCCCGACGGCGGTGCCTTCCTGGTGATTGCCCGCACGGTAGACGGTCCGCAGGCGAGCTATGAGGAGCGGGTCAGGCGCACCGCTCTACTGATCGGCTGCGAGGCCGGGTTTGCCGATGACACCGTCTATGGTGCTGCGCGCATGCCCGCAATCGCCGTGGGGCCGGCCTGTCGCCTTTGTGAGCGGCAGGGATGTCTCGCCCGAGCCGAGCCGCCCGTGACGCGACCGCTTGGCCTTGACGAAATGACGGCGGGTTTGAGTGTCTTCGATTTTCAGTAG
- a CDS encoding polyamine ABC transporter substrate-binding protein, with amino-acid sequence MSKLIVATLAAALLAGSATLASAQERVVNVYNWSDYIDDSILEDFTKETGIKVVYDVFDSNEILETKLLAGGSGYDVVVPSAYFLQRQIAAGVFQKLDKSKLPNLSNMWDMIMERTAKYDPGNEYAVDYMWGTTGIGYNVDKMKEILGADEKPNWDVIFDPEVAAKFKDCGIHLLDSPTDIIPSALAYLGLDPDSHEQADLEKAAEVLMKVRPYIRKFHSAEYINALANGDICLAVGFSGDIFQARDRAAEANAGVSVDYSIPEQGAQMWFDMLAIPADAPHVDEAHEFINYLMKPEVIAKASNYVFYANGNKASQQFLDKDVLEDTAIYPSDAVMQKLFTVTPFEPREQRVLTRLWTKIVTGQ; translated from the coding sequence ATGTCCAAACTCATCGTCGCAACTTTGGCAGCCGCTTTGTTGGCGGGCTCGGCGACGCTTGCATCGGCACAGGAGCGGGTCGTCAACGTCTATAACTGGTCGGACTATATCGACGACAGCATCCTCGAGGACTTCACGAAGGAGACCGGGATCAAGGTCGTCTATGACGTCTTCGACTCCAACGAAATCCTCGAAACGAAGCTGCTTGCCGGCGGCTCCGGCTACGACGTCGTGGTGCCGTCCGCATACTTCCTGCAGCGCCAGATCGCTGCGGGCGTGTTCCAAAAGCTCGACAAGTCGAAGCTGCCGAACCTGTCGAACATGTGGGACATGATCATGGAGCGTACAGCCAAGTACGATCCAGGCAACGAATATGCCGTCGACTACATGTGGGGCACCACCGGAATCGGCTACAATGTCGACAAGATGAAGGAAATCCTTGGTGCTGACGAGAAGCCGAACTGGGACGTCATCTTCGACCCGGAGGTCGCCGCCAAGTTCAAGGACTGCGGTATCCACCTGCTCGATTCGCCGACCGACATCATACCTTCGGCACTCGCCTATCTTGGCCTTGATCCGGACAGCCATGAACAGGCCGATCTCGAAAAGGCGGCCGAGGTACTGATGAAGGTCCGCCCCTATATCCGCAAGTTCCATTCGGCGGAATATATCAATGCGCTGGCCAATGGCGACATTTGCCTGGCAGTCGGCTTCTCCGGTGACATCTTCCAGGCGCGCGATCGCGCGGCCGAGGCGAATGCCGGCGTGAGCGTCGACTATTCGATCCCCGAGCAGGGAGCGCAGATGTGGTTCGACATGCTGGCGATCCCCGCCGATGCGCCGCATGTCGACGAGGCCCACGAGTTCATTAACTATCTGATGAAGCCCGAGGTCATCGCCAAGGCCTCGAACTACGTCTTCTATGCCAATGGCAACAAGGCGTCGCAGCAGTTCCTCGACAAGGACGTGCTCGAGGACACCGCCATCTACCCGTCGGAC